The genomic DNA TAGTGAGTGTCTAACAGGAGATTCAGTTGGAAGTTTAAAATGTGACTGTAATAAACAACTTGTAATGGCACTAAAATTAATTGCTAAAGAAGGTGGTTTAGTTATTTATCATAGGCAAGAAGGACGAAATATAGGACTTGTAAATAAAATCAATGCCTATAATCTTCAAGACCAAGGGTACAATACCGTTGAAGCTAATGTTAAACTTGGATTTAAAGCTGATGAAAGAGATTATAAAGCAGTTGGATATATATTAAAAGATTTAGGTTTAGATGAAATAAAATTAATGACAAACAATCCAAAGAAAATTCAATTTGTGGAAAGTTGTGGTATTAAAATAAAAAAAAGAACTCCATCAATTATAAAAACAAATCCATATAATGAAAACTATTTAAAAATAAAAAAAGAGCAAATGGGACATTTACTTTAAAATAAAGGATTAGATATGCTAAAAGAAAATCAAACAGAGTTATTAAAAAATTTATTATTAGAAAAAAAAGAACAGTTATTATCAGAAACTACTTTAGGTCAGGCTATTATTGAAGAACTTCAAAGTGAAACATCTTATGATGAACTTGATTATGCAGAGGTTTCAAGTGATAGTCATAATCTTTATGTTTTAAGAAATAAACAACTTCAAGATATAAAAGAGATAGATTTAGCATTAAGAAAAATAGAGAAGAAAACTTATGGAATCTGTGAAATGTGTGATGATTATATAGGAATTAAAAGGCTGAAAGTTAAACCTCATGCTAGATTTTGTGTCGAATGTAGAGAGGCATATGAAAAGGGGTTAGATAGATAAAAAGAGACTTTTAATAGTCTCTTTTTTTCTTTAAAATTTATAAGTTAAAGATAAAGATACAACTTTTGTATCTACATCATTTCTATTTTCTGGTAATTCTTTTCCATTCTGGAAAGAATATTTTGCAACAATATCGAAATCTTTGAATTTTTTTCCAAACTTTAACATATATGTTCTATTTTGTTCCATGGCATGATGTTGAACCTTTGTTCCACCATCAAGAACAGTGAAAACTCTTTTTCCAAAGAAAGCACCTATTCCTCCAACGTATCCATTGTAATTCGCTCCTAGTTTTAAACCTGTAGTAAAATAGTCTTTATCTTTAAAACTATAACTACCATATTTTTGACCATCAATATCTATTTTTTTAGCAATTATTGTTGCTTTTAATTTTAGATTATCAATTTTAAAACCCTTTGAGATGCTAAAATCATATTGGTTTACATCAAAGTTTTTATAGTCACTTTTATAAATATCTACAGCTGCATTAAAACCTTTTGTAATAGTGTAAGTTCCACCTAACCCATATACTTTTCCTTGATCTGTAGGAGCTAAGTTATCTATTATTTTGATAAAACTGGCTTTTACTTTTATTTTATCATTAGCTTTGTATATATATTTTGCATTATATTTTTCAACATCTAAATCTCTGTTTGCTTTTGAAATTGGATGTACTGTCCTATCTACATTATCACCTTGGTATCCTATACTAAATTTATGATTAGATATTTCATGTGATATATCTAAAATATGAATTTTTCCATTAATTTTTGATGCTGAATTACTATAATCTTTTATCCCATATCCATAAGTGATACTACTGTTATCTGCATATAATAATCCACATAAAACTGTAGAACATAATAATATTTTTTTCAATCTCATCCTTTTTTTGCAACTAAGTTGCATATTTTTTGTGAATTATAATATAATATTTTTAAATAAAACTTATATATATTAATATAAGTTAAACAAATAATAATAGCATTGGTTTGAATTTATATAAAAAGTAAAGTTTAAAGTATCAAAGGCTTATATACAGGAGTTTATTTTTTTAATTACCAGTTTACATTTTTAATTCCAACAAGAGATGCGAAACTAAATAGTTCAAGGTCTAGTTTCTCTTGCTGTTTATTATTCCATTGAATATTATCTTCTTTCCAGAAGTTTAAAACATTCAATTGATTATCTTTTCTATTAGCTTGTAATTCAATTCTTCCTATAAATTTACTTCCTTCTAATAATGGATAAACATAATATCCCCATTTTCTTTTAGATTTTGGTACGAATATTTCTATTTTATAATCAAAGTCAAATATATTTTTTAATCTAACTCTGTCTCTTATTGTTGGGTCAAAAGGGTTGATTATCTGGATTTTTAAATTTGAACTTTTTAGATTATTTAGTTTTTCAGTAATATCTAAAAATGAAAAACTTTTTATATATTTCCCTTCATAGTTTTCCCATTGGACTTCTAATAAGTTTTCTTTATTATTCTTAATCCAAGTATTTACTTCTTGTATAGTAAGAGCATCCCAAAAGTTTTTTATCTCTTTTGCACTTGCAATACTCATTCTTTTTAAAGCTTGAGTACAAAGCCAGTTTATTTGTTCTTCTTTTTCTATTTTTGTATTTAAAATATCTGTAGGAATAATATTTTCAATTAAATCATAATATTTTCTAAAGCTTTTTCTATATGCAGTACTAAGTACACCGCAGTTCCACATATAATCTAAGGTTGTTTTATGTGGAGGTCTAGTCCACATCTTTTTCTCACCTTTTATTTTTGTTTCGAAATCACTTGTATTTAATGGTCCTTCTTCTTTAATTCTATTTATAATATTTTTTATACCGTTTTCATCTAAAATATTTTTATAATATTTGGATTTATCAATCTTTTCTTTTATACGTTCAAATTGAATATTCCAATATGGATAAAAATCTATAGGTAAAACAGAAGCATCATGGGTAAAGTGTTCAAATATATTGTTTTTTTCTAAAAGTAAATTATCTAACATAGATTCTTTATATTTTTTATTTCTTGACCATAATATATGATGATGAGCTCTTGTGACATTTTGAATACTATCTAATTGGACAAAACCTAAATTTTTTATCATTTGTAAGACATTAAGAGGTTTATTTTTTATATCTAATAAACCATTTGAGTTTAACCATAATAGTCTTGTTTGTTGATTTGTAATTTTCATTATTACCTATTTTTATCATTTTTTGAATTGTTTATTAGTAATCTTTATATTGTAAAAAAACTTAAAATCTGACATATAGTTCAAAATCATATAATGTTTCATATCTAATCTTTAAATTTTTAATTAGTAATATAAATAATAAATTACAAAGAAGATAGCTGTTAAGGTTTGTATATATGATATAAAGGAGTTGATTATGAAAAAAATTATACTGTTTTTATGTGTATTGAGCTTATCTCTTTTTGCCAAAGAAGTTCAAGAAATAATAGCTACTAATTGTAGTACTTGTCATGGTACTCAAATGGAAAAAGAGTGTTTTGGGGTTTCTAAAATTCCTAATACTTTTGACTCAGATACATTATATAAAGTTTTAAATGAGTATAAAGAGGGAAAGAGAAACCAATATAGTATGGGTGGAGTTATGACTGCAAGAGTAAAAGATTTAAGCGATGATGACATTAAAGCTTTATCTATATATGTACATAAATTAGGCAAAAAATAAAATATATAAAAAAAGCTAGCCTCAAAGAGACTAGCTTTTAAAGATTAGATGGTAAGTCAAAAAAGTTATAAGGTTTTTGACCCTTATCTCAGCTGTACTCTTCTGTTAATTTATCATAAAATTTAACATAATTAGTATCACCTGTATCTCTAGCTTTCATGGCTGGTCTAGGATGTTCATTTAAATGTCCAGTAATAATATATGGAACACTACTTCCCCAATCTAACTCT from Arcobacter sp. LA11 includes the following:
- the ribA gene encoding GTP cyclohydrolase II, with product MKTIIESKIANLPTKYGDFDVKAYKDGCQEHLAIMSKNFNELKAPHVRVHSECLTGDSVGSLKCDCNKQLVMALKLIAKEGGLVIYHRQEGRNIGLVNKINAYNLQDQGYNTVEANVKLGFKADERDYKAVGYILKDLGLDEIKLMTNNPKKIQFVESCGIKIKKRTPSIIKTNPYNENYLKIKKEQMGHLL
- the dksA gene encoding RNA polymerase-binding protein DksA yields the protein MLKENQTELLKNLLLEKKEQLLSETTLGQAIIEELQSETSYDELDYAEVSSDSHNLYVLRNKQLQDIKEIDLALRKIEKKTYGICEMCDDYIGIKRLKVKPHARFCVECREAYEKGLDR
- a CDS encoding winged helix-turn-helix domain-containing protein is translated as MKITNQQTRLLWLNSNGLLDIKNKPLNVLQMIKNLGFVQLDSIQNVTRAHHHILWSRNKKYKESMLDNLLLEKNNIFEHFTHDASVLPIDFYPYWNIQFERIKEKIDKSKYYKNILDENGIKNIINRIKEEGPLNTSDFETKIKGEKKMWTRPPHKTTLDYMWNCGVLSTAYRKSFRKYYDLIENIIPTDILNTKIEKEEQINWLCTQALKRMSIASAKEIKNFWDALTIQEVNTWIKNNKENLLEVQWENYEGKYIKSFSFLDITEKLNNLKSSNLKIQIINPFDPTIRDRVRLKNIFDFDYKIEIFVPKSKRKWGYYVYPLLEGSKFIGRIELQANRKDNQLNVLNFWKEDNIQWNNKQQEKLDLELFSFASLVGIKNVNW
- a CDS encoding c-type cytochrome encodes the protein MKKIILFLCVLSLSLFAKEVQEIIATNCSTCHGTQMEKECFGVSKIPNTFDSDTLYKVLNEYKEGKRNQYSMGGVMTARVKDLSDDDIKALSIYVHKLGKK